The genomic segment TCATCCGCGTAGATACGTGTCAGCGCGTTTTGGACGTGCTGGCGGACTTCCTCGGTGGACCGCAGGAGATGATCGCGCAGAATAGCGCAAGCGGCATCCGTGTTTTGATTGGCGATCGCTTCCAACAGGTCTGCGTGTTCGGCCAGAGCCTCGGAGTAGCGGCCTGTCTCCTCGAGGTTGATCCGGCGCACGAACCGAATCCGGTCGTTGATATTGCAGAGGTATTTCACCCGGGGCGCGTTGCTCGCAAGCCTCGCCAGTTCAAGGTGAAACTGCTCGTCGGCCTGCACGAGCGCGTTGATATCCATTTCTTCGGACTTCGTAAGCGCTTCACGCCAATGTGCCACGAAAGCTTCCAGTTCCACTGTCCGGCCGCGTGACATCGTTCGCAGCAGCGCGCCCGTCTCAAGATCAAGCCTTACGTCGTAAAGGTCGGCGATCTCTTGGACGCTGAGCCGGCGGCAGAAGAACCCCCGGCCCGGTTCGAACCTGACCAGATCATCCGCGATGAGTCGGTTGAGAGCTTCTCGCACCGGGGCCCGGCTCATCGACAGATCCGCCGCGAGTTCGGATTCATTCAATCTCGTGCCGGGCTTGATGGTGAATGTGACCAGCAAGTCGAGGAGTTTGTCATAGGCGGTATCGACAGTGGTTTTCGAACTCCTCGCCATGCCGCACTCCGTTTCGCTGACTCTCACGCTCAATGGTTGACAGATATTATCGTGGTCGTCAATGTTGTCGGTAATACTGTCGACAATTCTGTCGGCATATTTTGCGCATTAGAAATAGGGAGTTCCCATGTCCACGATAAGCAAAGATCAGGAGGCCGCCCACGCGCGCCTGACCGGGCAGGACGTTGCGACGTTTCACGAAAAGGGCTGGATCGTTCCCGACTGGGAGATTCCGCAGGACCTGATCGCCGAAATGCGGCAGGAATACGAGGATCTGCTGGCGCGCAATCCGCACGTCGAATCTGACATCATTCTCGCCCCTCATCAGACAAATGGCGGCTCGATGGGGATCAAGGGCTCTGAGAAATGGCTCGAATTTGCCACGCAGCCGGAATTGATGGAAATCGCCCGGCAACTGATCGGTGACGATATCATCCTCTGGGGCACTACGCTTTTCGGTAAGCCTCCGCACAACGGGAAGGAAACGCCCTGGCACCAGGACGGAGAGTACTACCCGATCCGACCGCTCGAAACGCTCACCATGTGGATCCCGCTTGACGATGTCACGCCCGAGAACGGGCCGATGAAGTTCATTCCCGGTTCTCACAAGGCCCATGAACTCTTCAGCCACTCGTGGAGTGACGGCAGCGATAAGACGATCAACCTCGTAACGGATTCAGATCATTTCGAGGAAGCCGACGCCGAGCCCCTTATCCTGCGCGCAGGGCAGGTTTCGTTCCATGACGTCTACATGATCCACGGCTCCAGCGCGAACCGCACGGATAAGCGACGCGCGGCCTTTATCGTACGGCTGATGCCGGCCACATCGCTTTACGATCACAAGCTGGGGGCCGAAATCGGGAAGAAACATCCGGCGCAGGGGTATGGGGTGCGACCGCTCTACCTTGTCAGCGGAGAAGACAAGGCAGGAAACAACTTCTCCATCGGTCACGATTGAGAGCGAGTTGCAGGTTCAAGGCCTGACTGACCTTCGAAAAGCCCGCCGCCGAAAGGCCGATGGGCTTTTCCGGGTGTCGTCGGTTCTCACTGATCGTGCCTTTCGACCGTACCTGAGCCCGCAAGATGCGCAAAGCCGGCGCAGGCTGCGCTCCGAGTCTTCACTTCTTTGTGGACAACATGTCGAGCACCAGTTCACATGCCCCCTTCCATGCGGGGTGGATGCCTTCCTGTTCCAGCCGTTCAAGCCCGGCGGCGGTGATGCCCCCTGGCGTGCAGAGGCTGGCAAGAATGTCACCCATTGGAGCTTCCTGCTCGCTCTGGATGCGGCCCGCAGCGACGAATGTTTGCGCCGCAAGCTGTCGCGCGAGAGCCGGGTCCAGCCCGCGGCTCGCGCCCCATTCGGCGCTGGTGCGGATCAGGTCCTGAGCCCAACCATAGATCGCCGCGCTGACCGTCGCCGCCTCGAACTGCTCTTCGGTGTCCAGCGCCATTGTCGTGCCGATCGCATCCAGAAACGGAGAGATCGCCGGGTCCATCGGGTAGACGATGGTTGGGCTCGCGCCCAACTCGGACGCGGTGATCGGCATGATCCGGACTACGCGCGCGGGCGCCGACGGGCCGGCCAACCTAGCCGTCGGGACACCGGCACAGGCCGACATAAGAACCTGGTTTTCTCGCCACGGCAGGCCGTTGACGGCCTCCTCAGCATCACCGGGGCGCACGGCCAGAAGCACCAAGTCGCTGGCCGCGACTACGGCCGCATTGTCGTCGGCAAGGAGGAAGCCATGTTCCTTCGCCATTTGCGGCCCATGACCACGCGGCGAAAGGCAAATATCCTCTGGCCGCAACCCCGCGCGCAAGAGCCCTCGCAGGATCGTCTCCGCCAGGTGGCCCACGCCAATGACACCGAGTTTCATGTGTGGTCTCCCTTCATTCCAGCCAGCCGACCGACTTTGGTCCGGTCGCAATGTTTGCCTGCTTCGATCGCCCTGATAGACAGTTTCCAGCCAATTCGCCACCCGTGCGGGGCTTTCAGACCGACCACCCTGAACCGGAGTTGTTCATGACCGACGCCCCCACGCTCTATGAGCCCCGAATGCAACCCGGCCGAGCGCTTCTGGATGCAGGGCGACAGGTGGCGCGCGACCATCGTCTTGGCAGCTGTCTCTTTCTGCAAACCGAAAGCGTGCCTTCGGAGGCCGAATACAAACGTCGCACTGCCGCTGAGGGCCGGATCATGCAACATGCCCATATCGGCTTTCGCAGCATTGACCGGACCGTCGATGCAATGGCGCGACTGCATGACATGGCGCAGGCACAAGGTGCCCGTATCGACCGTTTCGGTATCACGCTCGACTGGTCAATGGGCTACCCGCCCGAGCAGCGTGACGCGGCGGGGCGCGGCACGGGCATCGTCCTGAGCGGACCGGAGGACTTTGCACGCATCACCAATGCCTGCCCTGCCGCGGCACATTTCGGGGATTTCATGCTGGGCCTGCCCGGCGCATTGCACAACACCAAGGCGGCCATCGATGCAGGCGCGACCGCGATCGGCAATCTCGGCCAGTATTTCACCTTTCGCTTGCCTTACTGGGATGACGACGTCGCCACCACCGAGGCCACGGTAACGGCGCTTGGCCTGATTGCCGCGCAGGACTCCGAGATCCTCGTGCACTCCAATCTGGATGACGGGTTCGCAGGGTTGTTCCTCGATGTGACCAGCGCCTTCGGCATGATGTTGATCGAGAAACACATCGTAGAGGATCTGATCGGTGCCCGGGCGTCATTCTGCTTCGGGCATCATTTCTCGTCACCGTTGACCCGCGCAGCCTTTCACGCTGCGCTGGCGCGCGAAGGCGCCGCACCCGGCACGATGCTGTTCGGCAATACCGTCGCCTACCAGGGTTTGCCCGCGGCGAACTACGCCAGCCTTGCGAGCTATCTGCTGGCCGACATGGTAGCGCTCTCGCGAACCAATACTGGCCATGCGATCAATCCTGTTCCAGTAACGGAAAACCTGCGTATTCCAGACGTAGAGGAAATTCTGGACGCCCAGATTTTTGCCCACCGTCTGGCACAGCACACGCCTGCTTACGTGGACCTGATCGACCCGGAGCGCGTCGACTCTTTGGCCAGCCGCATTGCCGATCATGGCCGCTTGTTTGCTCACGCCGCTCTGACCGGGCTGGCTGAACTTGGCGTCGATGTCTCTGATCCGGCAGCCCTGATGTTGGCGATCAAACGCCTTGGGGCAAAACGGATGGAGGCGGCCTGGGGGCAGGGGGCATTCGTGGAACAACGCAGGCAACCGCTCGTACCGGCCGATTGGGCCGAAGAGCTGGACGATATGGCGCGAGACTGGCTTCTCTCCCCCGAGGCCAGAAGCACAAGCTGCGATGGTCTCAAGGTGGTCATCGGCACCACCGATGTGCACGAGCATGGCGCGTATCTCATCAGTCGCGCGCTCGCAGGTCTTTCCGCTACGGTCACCGAGGCCGGCGTGGCGCTGGATCCGGATGCCCTTGTTGCGCGTGCCTGTGACGTGTCGGCGGATGTTATCGCGATCAGCACCTACAACGGGATTGCGCTCAGCTATACGCGCGCCGTGTTGTCCGAACTCGAAAAGCGCGGGCTCAGCATCCCTGTGCTCGTAGGCGGAAAGCTCAACGAGATTCCGGAGACGTCGAACACCGATCTGCCCGTGGATGTGACTGCAGAGATCAGGGCAATCGGTGCCGAACCGTGCCACGATCTCGAAGAGATGGCGAAGGCCTTGAGGCACAGGTGTCAACGGGTCTCGGCTCTGTCCCAATCCGGGCGGTGATACCTCTACCCTCATCAATTCCGTGCCGTCGTTATACGGCATGAGCGGCAGCTCGATTTCGATAGCCAATCATTCGCAGTGAAGCGACCTGGCTCGGGTCAAGCAGGACGGGTGTCATGACCGGCCGCAAGGTATGAATAGGTTCCGAACCAGGTCAGCCAGCACGGCAATTCGCCTTCAACGCGTGTCAAAGGCCCTTGATGCATGTCCCCAGTCCGGCCACCAGACCGCGCGTCGCATTCGTATCGATGATGAAGGGTCCGAGGAGGCGGGCCCCGCCCGGAGTTCCGTTTCACAGGCTGGACCTAGAACAGCAGCTCGACAAACACAGCCGGCTCACCTGCCGGGGCGGTGATTGGGCCGCTTTGCAGGTTGCAGGCGGATCTGCCGGTGCGCGTGTCCTGGATTTTCCATGCGTTGCCCGAATTTGCGACCAAGGTCTAGGAGAGGGCTGCGGCTCCCAACCCCCCTCCAGTTACCGTGATCGCTACTAGGTCTGTCGTGCTGGTGCGTCAGCTCGCAAGCTTGATGCTGGCGTTGTCTTCTCCGATTTCGGCTTCCGCAGCCTCGGCGTCTAATGCGCTAGCCGGCAAGGTCACCGTAAACGTTGTGCCTGCCCCAAGGGTGCTTTTCACCTTGATGTTACCGCCATGGGCTTCAGAGAGCTTCTTGCAGATGGCCAGCCCTAAGCCGGTGCCGCCGGCTGTTCTTCGTTCAGCCGATTCCAGTTGCTTGAATGCCAGGAAGATCCGTTCGAAATCATTTTCATGGATGCCACAGCCATTGTCTTCAACCTCCAGACGGTACCCAGAGTCCGCCAGGCAGGCTCGTACCGTCACATCGGACGCGCTGGAAAACTTTACCGCGTTCCCAAGAAGGTTGATGAGGATTTGCATTATTCTGGCGCGATCTGCATATGCGACGATCGACTCATCACATGCCAGGGCGACTGTGATACCCTTTTCCTCGGTCAGAACTTTGAACTGCTCCGTGACCTCTTCCAGCAGGTCCCGCACCGAAAACGAAGTCTTTTCCAGCTTCGTTTCGTCAAGTTCCATGCTCGAGTAATCAAGGATTTCGTTGATCAAAGTAAGCAGGTGTTGGCTGGAGGTCGTGATTTTCTTCCCATAAAGCTCGACTTGTTCCAGCGTCGGGCTGGGCAAAGTTTTCACGTTGTTACCGTTCGTGTTCGCAGCCTTCATCTGAAGCTCGCCCATTTTCGACAGCATGGTCGAATACCCCATGATGATCGACAGCGGAGTTCTGAGTTCGTGGCTGAGAACGCTGAGGAACTCGGATTTGGCCTTACTTGCACTTTCGGCTGCGTTGCGCGCCTCGGTAAGTTCGGCAATGCTCTCGAGACGCGCGCGATTTTCGAGCACGTAGCTGATGAAGCCACCGAACACGATCACCACGGCGGTGCCGCTTACGGCAAGTGCCAGGTTCTTGAAGGCCGCCGCGTTCGCGAAGGTGCCGTCAATCAGCAAGGGATACACGCCGAAGGCGGCCATACCGGTAAAGTGCAGGGACACGATGCCGAGTGTCAGGATCACTGCCATCAGGACTTCATTCCGTCGCCGGCGGCCGCGCCCAATGGTAAGTGCAGCGGCGGAAACGACAACAGCAATCACGACAGAGGCGATCAGGTAGTTCATGTCCCAGTAGACGATCCCCTGAACGCGATATGCAATCATGCCCGTGTAATGCATGCTGGCAATGGCCAGCCCGAAGAATGCGCCGCCGATCTGCGCGGCGTATTTGCAACGTGACAAGGCCGCGAACATCAGGGCGAACGTGCAGCCAACAATGGCGATGGCCATCGAAAAGGCCGTGAGACCAAGATGAAACTCAACGGGCGCTTCCGGACGATACCCAAGCATCGCCACGAAGTGCGTGCTCCACACCGAGACACCTGCAACAGCACCCGTCGTGACATGCCAGAACGTGAGCCGTCTTTTTCCCTGAGCGCGTGAGTACTGGTACAGCCGCGAAGTGACGCAGCTGCCAAGCGCACATAAAAATCCGGCCAGAATGACCAGACTGATGTCGTGCTGCACTGTGATGCAGGAAAGTACCGTTAACATTCACCAAACTCCTAAAACATCTGCCACGAAGTGATGTTGGAATTTGTCAATAATTGGACGGGGATAAGATGTTTACAGACAAAGTCCGGCAGGATTTCAGATTGATCTTTTGCCGTCATTGGGCTGCACAAAAACCGAGCGTTTCGGAAAGGCCAATGTCACGCCATTGTTCGATTATGGGCACTGCGATGAGGGTTCGTTCCGAATTTTCGAGAGCGTAAGCCGATGCGTGCATGGAGGCCAACTGCCACTCCGACGGCATCTCCGAAATTGGGCAGGCCTTGCGTGTTCAAGACGAGCAGCCGGCTAGGCCGGGCGAAAGCTCATCTCGCTTTAGACGCCATTCATGCGGCTGCTGGGCTCCTTGACCAGACATGGTCTTTCCCGCGTCCTGCGCAGTCTTTCCGCATTTGCACGACGGCGCTGGATGGTCCACTTAATTTTGGCTATTCTGCCGCAACATGCTGCTGCGTGTGCAGATAAGGGAAGCCCGATGCGACGCCTAGAAGCTTATTTAAAGGAATTTGCAGGTTTTCTTGCCGCGGTATTTTCGACTCTGCTCATTGGGGCGCAAGTCGCACACTCCTGTGAAATCAGCACTTCGGAGAACACTCCTCCACGAGAAATTATCACGTGTGGCGACGCAGTTACGATAGAGCGCGAGCCAGCGGCGGAGTTACAGATTACCGAACGGCCGAACGAGGCCGCGCCGCGAGTCATTGAAGTGCAAGGCGGCGCTATCCTTATCAATATCTCGCCTGGGCACTCTCCAACGGAAGTCAGAACGCCACATGCGATCGCGACCGTTCGTGGCACGAAATACATCGTCGACGCAGGCGCGGAGCAAACATCCGTTTTCGTATTGGAGGGGGATGTGAATGTGCGACGCCCGAATGACCCCACTACCGTCACGTTGGAGGTTGGCGAAGGCACTGATGTCACGCCTGGCGAGCCACTTGCCGTCAGGAAATGGGGCGCCGCGCGTGCTGAAGCGCTCCTGGCACGTTTCGGGCGCTGAGATTGCCGTCTCTTCGAACGGGCACCTTTTCGGTAGCTGTCATCGTCCTTGCGGCCCTGATATGGGTTTCGCATTTGGCGATTTCCCATCTGCATACGCGCGACACTTGGTTGGATGGTCTGGAGTATAGACTGCTCGATCTTCGATATCGGATTGTTGGCCCTGTCGCAGCCGCGCCTGATGTCGTCTTTGTCGCAATCGACGATGAAACCTTGGAGCGCGAGCGAACAACAACGACTGGCCGCCTGCTTCTTGCCAGGGTCATTGAGAAGATCGCCCAGAGCGGTGCTCAGTCCCTCGTCCTCGATGTTCTCTTGGCAGATGCGGGAGAGCCGGAGGAACGCGCGGCGCTTGCCCACGCTCTCGGAACGCTGCCGGCGGTCATCGCGGCGGCCGCGCGTTTCGACGAGGGGGGCGACGTCAATGTCATTTGGCCGCATGACGCCTTCTTGGCTCGGGCCGATGTGGGGCTTGTCAATTTGCAGACCGATGCATCCGGAACGCCCCGGTTTGTGCCGCTGTTTCTTGAAGTGCAACGCAAAGCAATGCCTTCGATGCCATTGGTTGGCGCGATGAACCGGATAGGTGGCAGAGCAAGCATAGGGGAGCAATCCATTACCTTGGGCTCCTTGGAAATCGCCTTGGACAAAGGTGCGTACATGCCGCTCAGGCTTTTGGGGCCGTCGGGCACGGTCACCACACTAAGTGCGGGCGCACTAATGGAGGAAGCGACCTCCGACGCTTTGTCCGGCAAGTTGGTCGTTCTGGGGTACTCGGCAACAGGGACCGGAGACCTGTTCACGACACCGTTTGAAGATGAGGTTGCTGGTGCAGAAATCATTGCCACGGCGATTTTGCAGCTCGTCGGTGGTTCCGCCCTGACGCACGACGACAGAACCCGGACCTGGGATGTGCTGCACATGGTCCTGCTTGCATCAGTTGCCCTGATCCTGATGCTGCGGGCGCCGCTCATAACGGCTGTGCCTATGGTCGTCTGTGTCTTGATGCTGTCGCTCGTCGGCGTGACCGTCGCATTCGCCCACGGCCTGTGGTTGAGTGCAGCCCTGCCTCTGGCCGGCGCAATGCCTCCTGTGATACTTGCAGGTGCCCTTAGCTTGGCGCGGGAACGTCGCATTGCCCGGATATCCGAGCAAAGCCTGATATCTCTCAGGCGTTTCCAATCGCCATCGCTTGCGCGTCGAATCGAAGAGGACCCGGATTTTCTCACCACTCCTGAACAGCAGGACCTTGTCGTTTTCTTCGTCGACCTCACGGGATTCACCGCGCTATCCCAGAAGCTGGGCTCCGAGGGCACGCGCGCGCTGCTTCAGCAATTTCATGAGCTTACCGGCATGATCGTGCAGCAGAACGACGGGACCGTCATCAACTTCATGGGCGACGGCGCGTTGGCGGTTTTCGGGTTGGAGCAGGGCCAGAATGACCGGTCAAGCGCTGACCAGGCATTCCGATCAGCAGAAGAGCTCGAAGTCGGTCTCGCAACGCTGCCTATTCCACCGGATTGCCCGGCGGTTACGTGTCGAATTGGTCTGCACTACGGATCGGTGATCCTGTCGCGACTGGGAGCGCAAAACCACCAGCAGGTTACGGTAAGCGGTGATACGGTAAATCTCGCCAGCCGCTTGATGGAGGTTGCGAAATCCCGAAGTGCCAGGATCGTCGCGACGAGCGAGTTCGCGAACCAGCTTGACGCCGGCTTAGTCACTGGCGTTGCGACACCAGCGCGGGTCGAGGTGCGTGGGTGGAGTGGCGATGTCTCAGTGGTACTCTGGCCTCGAACAAGGACCTCCGAGAGCGGGGATTTATCCTGATCTGCCGAAATGTCTCGGGTGCCGATTTGGCGATGTCGATCCAGACCACGTTCGGACGCGACATGTCAAACTTGAATGCGTCGCATTTTCGCCTTGCCGACGAGCAGACGTCGATAAAATCGGCTCAGCCTGAGTTTCTGCATCGGGGCTATGCAGAATGATGGGCCCGGCTTTCGGAGTGACCATTAAACTCTGGGCTATCAGCATTTGGAGAGTGTTTGTACACTGGGCGACAAAGGAAATTTTTGATCACTGGAATACTCGCGCCTTGGATAGGCGACCAAGCATGAAAGACCTGAAATGACGACCGGCAAGCACGCGAAGTTCACGACTGGCAGCATAATGCGCCACGTTACGGTTTCGTCTTTCACGGCCAGCATCGGCCTGATGGCGATTTATGCGGTCGATCTCATCGATCTGATTTTCATCTCGATGCTCGGCTACGAAGAGATGGCCGCTGCGGCCGGCTATGCCAGCGCTCTCATGTTCTTCACCAGCGCGATCAATATCGGCCTGTCAGTGGCGGCTGCCGTATTGATCTCGCGGTCAATCGGTGAAGATGATGAACTCGAAGCCCGGGAATATGCCACCAGCTCAGCGATGCTCGTCATCCTGACCGGTATCGCCATACCCATAATATTATTGGTGAATATCGAGTTTTTCGTGGGCTTGCTCGGTGCCACAGGCGAGGTGGCCGAACTGGCTGCAACGTATCTATGGATTGTCGTCCCCTTTACCTGGGTGTCCGGCATTTCGATGGTCGCGGTCGCTTCCCTACGATGCTACGGCGAGCACCGGCTGGCCATGTATCCGGCTCTGTTCGGGGCACTGACCAATGCGGTGCTTGATCCCATTTTCATTTTCGCCCTGGACATGGGATTGCCGGGTGCCGCCTGGGCCACGGTGGCGGCGCGGTTCGTGACGATGGGCCTGGCCCTCCAACCGGCATTGCGCAAGCACAATGCCTTTGTTCCCCCAAGCCTGCGATTGCTTTGGCGTGATCTCCAGACGGTGACGCATTTCGCCAGCCGGGCCGTGCTGGCCAATGTTGCCACACCTATCGGCACGGCAATCGTGACTCGCGAGATGTCGAAGTTCGGTCCGGAAGCGGTGGCCGGGATGGCCGTGATCGGGCGGATGACGCCCGTCGCCTTCTCCGTCATCTGGGCGCTTTCCGGGGCCATCGGGCCGATCATCGGGCAGAACTTCGGTGCGGGCCGCGTGGATCGGGTCAAGCGCGCTTATCTCGACGGCATCAAGTTCGTCGCAATCTACGTGTTATGCATCACAATGATATTGCTGGTTTTTCGCGGTCAGATCGCCGATCTTTTCAACGCGAAAAACCTGACGCGCGACCTGATATACCTGTATTGTTTTCCGGTGGCACTGTCGTCGTTCTTCAGTGGCTCGGTCTTCGTGGCAAGCGCCTCATTCAACACGCTGGGCCGCCCGTCCTATGCGACCTGGTTGAGCTGGGGTCAGAACACGCTGGGCACCTGGCCGTTTGTTGTTGCTGGTGGGTTTTTGTTGGGGGCGCAAGGTGTCCTGATAGGGCAGGCCCTGGGAAGCGTCATCTTTGCTTCGGCCGCGATCTGGCTGGGCTGGCGGTTGATCAAGAACCCTCCGCAAGAAAACATGCGGCATCGCAGCCACAGCGCAATTTTTGGCCATGGCAGCCTCATTTCGCATACTCTCCACAAGCATATTGGAGAAAAATGATCCCGACCGGGGGAACCAGAAGCCTGACGCCGAAGAGAGCTATACAATATCGCAAGAAAGCGCCACCAAGGCGTTAGCGTTTGACCAGTTCCTTTGCCTGTCATCTTGCGCGGCGGACGTAACAGGAGAAGATGCCGATGGAATTCATCACCACCAACCACATGATCGAGGCCGTTGGCTGGCTCGCCGTTCTTTTTAAACTGGCGACGTTCTCCATGAATTCGATGATCTGGCTGCGTGTTCTCGTGATCCTGTCATCGGTCTGCTTCGTCATCTACAGCGCCTTGTTCCAGATCTGGCCACTTCTGGCGATCGAAATCATCCTGCTCTCCATGAACGCGTATCGGCTCTACGAACTCATCGCGCTGCGCAGATTGGTGACACACATGACGGATGACTCGGAAGCTGATTTCTCCGCCGCCATGGCCTATGGCAAGAAACGGGAGATCCAGGCGGGCGACGTTCTGTTCGAAAAGGGCGATCCGGTTGACAGCCTTTACTATATTGCCGAGGGCCTAGTTGAGATCGAGGGTCAGGACGTGACGGTGCCCGCAGGCAATATCTTCGGCGAAATGGCCTTTTTCAACAGCAGCGCTCAGAGAATGGCGACGGTTCATTGTGTGGAAGATACGGTTGTCTACGAACTCAACGAGAAACGGTTTACGCGGCTGCAGTACGAAGACCCCAAGTTTGCCATGGCCGTGATGCGACTGGTCACAAAGCGGCTCGTAGCGAATGCGGCACACACGCACTAGGCGTAAGCCGCATCTGGCGCCACGGCCCAACTCGACACATTCCAGGGGTACGTGGGGGCGGGAGGCCGGTGCTGTCAGTCAAGTGCGAGCGCCTTTCCATTGAGACCGCGAAACCGTCCAACATGTCGCGCCAATATCGCGCCGCTCCGCAAAGTCTTCGGCACATTTGCATTGAACAGGTTGCAGGCAGAATTTTTTAGAAGTGACCAGTTTCACCGATCCCTTGCTGTGGCAGCAGGTCAACAGACGGGGCCGCGTCACGCCCGAGCGGCCCCGCGATTCAGCAGAACCATGCAGCCTAACCCAGCGAGGCTGAAGACCGCTGTCATCCAGACCGCCTGGTGCCAATGCGCGAACAGGTCTCCGGGCCGGGTTCCCGCGATCAGGACGGAGACCAGCGCGATCCCGAGCGCCGAGCCGAGATAGCGGGCCGTGTTGTTCGCGGCCGAGCCCATGGCCGCCCGGTCTGGCGGAACGCTTTCCACCGCGGCATGTCCCAGCGACGCGTTCAGAACCCCATTCGCAAGTCCCGCCATCAGAAGCCCGGGCATCACTGCGTACCAGGCCATGGCTTCGCCGGTCATCAACAACAGAAGTTGCCCTGCCGTGCAGCCGAGGATGGCTATGATTACCCGAGCCCGCGGCGCCAACCGGGAAGGCAGGTACCGTGCTCCGAGCGCCGAAAGAACCGTCACCCCCGACCACGCCAGCAGGATCACCGCCGACGCGATAGGCGACAGGCCGGCGCCACGTTCAAGGATCGTCGGCACGAGTGACATGAGCGACAGGACACCGGCGCCCGATGCGAAAGCCGCCAACGTCGCCCCGCTGAAAGCCACCCTTTGGAACAGGTCCACCCGCAGGATCGGGTTGGCCACGCGCCTTTCAACCCGGACGAACAAAACCAGCGCGACGATGCTGAGGCCCAACAGGACGGCAACAAGCCCGGTCAGGCCGAAACGAACCTCTATGAGCGCGGCCAGCAGGGAGGACAGTCCGACCAACAGCGCGAGGCTGCCTGCGAGATCCAGCCGGTGCGGGATGGGCACGCTCTCAGGCAGACGACGCGCGGCCCAGCCCAGCACGGTCGCTGCAAGTGCCAGCAGAAGATGCGCCAACTGCCAGCCACCAAGCGGCAGCAGCACGGCTGTCAGGATCGGCCCCAACGACACACCCGCGCCGAGCCCTGCCGCCCAACCGGCCGCGGCGCGTTCCCGCGCCGCCCCGGTGTAGATCTGCCCGACAAGACCCAGTCCGCAGGCCATGATGCCTGCACTTCCAAGCCCCTGCGCGATGCGCGCCAGGATCAGCATCGGCCCGTTTTGCGACAGGGCTGCGACGAGAGAGAACACCGCCGTGACCCAGAGGCCGCCAGCAAAGGTCTTGCGCCGTCCGTAGGTGTCCCCGAGCGCCCCCGCAATCAGCAG from the Roseovarius indicus genome contains:
- a CDS encoding CHASE2 domain-containing protein, whose product is MAISHLHTRDTWLDGLEYRLLDLRYRIVGPVAAAPDVVFVAIDDETLERERTTTTGRLLLARVIEKIAQSGAQSLVLDVLLADAGEPEERAALAHALGTLPAVIAAAARFDEGGDVNVIWPHDAFLARADVGLVNLQTDASGTPRFVPLFLEVQRKAMPSMPLVGAMNRIGGRASIGEQSITLGSLEIALDKGAYMPLRLLGPSGTVTTLSAGALMEEATSDALSGKLVVLGYSATGTGDLFTTPFEDEVAGAEIIATAILQLVGGSALTHDDRTRTWDVLHMVLLASVALILMLRAPLITAVPMVVCVLMLSLVGVTVAFAHGLWLSAALPLAGAMPPVILAGALSLARERRIARISEQSLISLRRFQSPSLARRIEEDPDFLTTPEQQDLVVFFVDLTGFTALSQKLGSEGTRALLQQFHELTGMIVQQNDGTVINFMGDGALAVFGLEQGQNDRSSADQAFRSAEELEVGLATLPIPPDCPAVTCRIGLHYGSVILSRLGAQNHQQVTVSGDTVNLASRLMEVAKSRSARIVATSEFANQLDAGLVTGVATPARVEVRGWSGDVSVVLWPRTRTSESGDLS
- a CDS encoding Crp/Fnr family transcriptional regulator, whose translation is MEFITTNHMIEAVGWLAVLFKLATFSMNSMIWLRVLVILSSVCFVIYSALFQIWPLLAIEIILLSMNAYRLYELIALRRLVTHMTDDSEADFSAAMAYGKKREIQAGDVLFEKGDPVDSLYYIAEGLVEIEGQDVTVPAGNIFGEMAFFNSSAQRMATVHCVEDTVVYELNEKRFTRLQYEDPKFAMAVMRLVTKRLVANAAHTH
- a CDS encoding MFS transporter translates to MVPRLPLMVICLSTLLALATFSAPLTALEAMTVSLSLTEGEQAWVMSAMPLGAAVGLLIAGALGDTYGRRKTFAGGLWVTAVFSLVAALSQNGPMLILARIAQGLGSAGIMACGLGLVGQIYTGAARERAAAGWAAGLGAGVSLGPILTAVLLPLGGWQLAHLLLALAATVLGWAARRLPESVPIPHRLDLAGSLALLVGLSSLLAALIEVRFGLTGLVAVLLGLSIVALVLFVRVERRVANPILRVDLFQRVAFSGATLAAFASGAGVLSLMSLVPTILERGAGLSPIASAVILLAWSGVTVLSALGARYLPSRLAPRARVIIAILGCTAGQLLLLMTGEAMAWYAVMPGLLMAGLANGVLNASLGHAAVESVPPDRAAMGSAANNTARYLGSALGIALVSVLIAGTRPGDLFAHWHQAVWMTAVFSLAGLGCMVLLNRGAARA
- a CDS encoding MATE family efflux transporter; this encodes MTTGKHAKFTTGSIMRHVTVSSFTASIGLMAIYAVDLIDLIFISMLGYEEMAAAAGYASALMFFTSAINIGLSVAAAVLISRSIGEDDELEAREYATSSAMLVILTGIAIPIILLVNIEFFVGLLGATGEVAELAATYLWIVVPFTWVSGISMVAVASLRCYGEHRLAMYPALFGALTNAVLDPIFIFALDMGLPGAAWATVAARFVTMGLALQPALRKHNAFVPPSLRLLWRDLQTVTHFASRAVLANVATPIGTAIVTREMSKFGPEAVAGMAVIGRMTPVAFSVIWALSGAIGPIIGQNFGAGRVDRVKRAYLDGIKFVAIYVLCITMILLVFRGQIADLFNAKNLTRDLIYLYCFPVALSSFFSGSVFVASASFNTLGRPSYATWLSWGQNTLGTWPFVVAGGFLLGAQGVLIGQALGSVIFASAAIWLGWRLIKNPPQENMRHRSHSAIFGHGSLISHTLHKHIGEK